A region from the Lysobacter antibioticus genome encodes:
- a CDS encoding AEC family transporter: MAFDAFALVLAMLALGYLFQRSRVLPDNAAQTLNLVVLYVCLPAAVLRYAPRLHLEPALLGIAAVPWLLLAATVPCVGALSRWLKFRRDEHAVLLLTVALGNTSFLGYPLTRALIGEDALPYAVVYDQFGAFLMLSTFGLWVLARYGGDQRPSAADMLRRIVRFPPLWALSIGFTVMPVEPPGWIAGGLQRLSDALLPLAMLTIGLSVKLALPRDELKPLLSGLALKLALMPALAWALVPLLGLHGAMARTTVLESAMPPMVTAGALAIAHQLAPRLAAAMVGYGLLLSLLTLPLWARIALS; this comes from the coding sequence ATGGCTTTCGACGCCTTCGCCCTGGTGCTGGCCATGCTGGCGCTGGGTTACCTGTTCCAGCGCTCGCGCGTGTTGCCCGACAACGCCGCGCAGACCTTGAACCTGGTCGTGCTCTACGTCTGCCTGCCGGCGGCGGTGTTGCGCTACGCGCCGCGCCTGCACCTGGAGCCGGCCTTGCTCGGCATCGCCGCGGTGCCGTGGCTGCTGCTGGCCGCGACCGTGCCCTGCGTCGGCGCGTTGTCGCGCTGGTTGAAGTTCCGTCGCGACGAGCATGCGGTGCTGCTGCTCACCGTCGCCCTCGGCAACACCAGCTTTCTCGGTTACCCGCTGACCCGCGCCCTGATCGGCGAAGACGCCTTGCCGTATGCGGTGGTCTACGACCAGTTCGGCGCCTTCCTGATGCTGTCGACCTTCGGCCTGTGGGTGCTGGCGCGCTACGGCGGCGACCAGCGGCCCAGCGCCGCCGACATGCTGCGCCGGATCGTGCGCTTCCCGCCGCTGTGGGCCTTGTCGATCGGCTTCACGGTGATGCCGGTCGAGCCGCCGGGCTGGATCGCCGGCGGCCTGCAACGCCTGTCCGACGCCCTGTTGCCCCTGGCGATGCTGACCATCGGCCTGTCGGTGAAGCTGGCCCTGCCGCGCGACGAACTCAAGCCGCTGCTGTCTGGCCTGGCGCTGAAATTGGCGCTGATGCCGGCCCTGGCCTGGGCCCTGGTGCCGCTGCTCGGCCTGCACGGCGCGATGGCCCGCACCACCGTGCTCGAATCGGCGATGCCGCCGATGGTCACCGCCGGCGCCCTGGCCATCGCCCACCAACTCGCCCCGCGCCTGGCCGCGGCGATGGTCGGTTACGGCCTGCTGCTGTCGCTGCTGACCTTGCCGTTGTGGGCGCGCATCGCCCTGAGCTAA
- a CDS encoding ATP-grasp domain-containing protein, with product MPVVSHTASDDANIHPGAAIGAISAASPNGFQLALVTSTVYAEFHPDDAGLVDALRGHGIEPVACVWNDPAVDWTRFDAVLVRTTWDYFRHYDDFLAWYDQIETLGLPIANELPLLRWNSNKRYLLELAARDVAIIPTVSAPGDALAEAVAPMSGQDVVIKPTVSGGAWHTMRGRVGEAAFAELLAALPRDLDYLVQPFMPEIVAEGEWSLMFFDGHYSHAVLKKPSAGDYRVQTDFGGSASLTEPDPAILAAARHALDAVAALGYRDQAYVRVDGVMTADGFRLMELEFIEPFLHFAAYPPAAEMFAAQLARRWPSVRESATLAAG from the coding sequence ATGCCCGTTGTTTCCCACACCGCGTCCGACGACGCGAACATCCATCCCGGTGCCGCGATCGGCGCCATCAGCGCTGCGTCGCCGAACGGCTTCCAGCTCGCCCTGGTCACCTCGACCGTCTACGCCGAGTTCCATCCCGACGACGCCGGTCTCGTCGACGCCCTGCGCGGGCACGGCATCGAGCCGGTCGCCTGCGTCTGGAACGACCCGGCGGTGGACTGGACCCGCTTCGATGCCGTCCTGGTCCGCACCACCTGGGACTATTTCCGCCACTACGACGACTTCCTCGCCTGGTACGACCAGATCGAAACCCTCGGCCTGCCGATCGCCAACGAACTGCCCTTGCTGCGCTGGAACAGCAACAAGCGCTACCTGCTCGAACTCGCCGCTCGCGATGTCGCGATCATCCCGACCGTGTCGGCGCCCGGCGATGCGCTCGCCGAGGCGGTCGCGCCCATGTCCGGCCAGGACGTGGTGATCAAGCCCACGGTCAGCGGCGGCGCCTGGCATACCATGCGCGGCCGGGTCGGCGAGGCCGCCTTCGCCGAGTTGCTCGCGGCGCTGCCGCGCGATCTCGATTATCTGGTGCAGCCGTTCATGCCCGAGATCGTCGCCGAGGGCGAGTGGTCGCTGATGTTCTTCGACGGCCACTACAGCCACGCCGTGCTCAAGAAACCCAGCGCCGGCGATTACCGCGTGCAGACCGATTTCGGCGGCAGTGCGAGCTTGACCGAGCCCGACCCGGCGATTCTCGCCGCGGCCCGGCACGCGCTCGACGCCGTGGCCGCCCTGGGCTATCGCGACCAGGCCTATGTGCGCGTGGACGGGGTGATGACCGCCGACGGCTTCCGCCTGATGGAACTGGAATTCATCGAACCCTTCCTGCACTTCGCCGCATATCCGCCGGCGGCGGAGATGTTCGCCGCACAACTGGCGCGACGCTGGCCGAGCGTGCGCGAATCGGCGACGCTCGCCGCCGGATAA
- a CDS encoding gamma-glutamylcyclotransferase family protein, with amino-acid sequence MPPASTESLFSYGTLQQTGVQQATFGRLLQGEADALVGYRRTMVKIEDAQVVATSGEAYHPILEASGDPHDRVEGMVFAITAEELAHADAYEVDDYERVQAELASGRRAWVYVKRRD; translated from the coding sequence ATGCCCCCCGCAAGCACCGAATCCTTGTTCTCCTACGGCACCTTGCAACAGACCGGCGTGCAGCAGGCCACCTTCGGCCGTCTGCTCCAAGGCGAGGCCGACGCCTTGGTCGGTTATCGCCGCACGATGGTGAAGATCGAAGACGCGCAGGTCGTCGCCACCAGCGGCGAGGCCTATCACCCGATCCTCGAAGCCAGCGGCGACCCGCACGACCGCGTCGAAGGCATGGTGTTCGCGATCACCGCCGAGGAACTGGCCCATGCCGACGCCTACGAAGTGGACGACTACGAACGTGTGCAGGCCGAGTTGGCGTCGGGGCGGCGCGCGTGGGTGTACGTGAAACGCCGCGACTGA
- a CDS encoding ParA family protein — MKTVLVASSKGGVGKTTIATHLAAQAALDGLRTALIDADPQGSSTRWAERRSVLESAVLPLDGTRRKAWRKSLPDDAQRTVIDAPAGAMADDLESFLEIADAVLVPIQPSTLDIEATVPFLDTLAQHPRVRRGQLRVGLVGNKLKPWTNASQQAIELLREWPYPVVGQIRDSQAYVVMTALGKSLFDYHSAQIREHQADWQPLLKWIRK; from the coding sequence ATGAAGACCGTGCTGGTGGCCAGTTCGAAGGGCGGCGTCGGCAAGACCACGATCGCCACCCACCTTGCCGCCCAGGCGGCCCTCGATGGCCTGCGCACGGCCTTGATCGATGCCGATCCCCAGGGGTCCTCGACCCGCTGGGCGGAGCGCCGCTCGGTCCTGGAGAGCGCGGTCCTGCCGCTCGACGGCACCCGCCGCAAGGCCTGGCGCAAGAGCCTGCCCGACGACGCCCAACGTACGGTGATCGATGCACCAGCCGGCGCGATGGCCGACGATCTGGAAAGTTTCCTGGAGATCGCCGACGCGGTGCTGGTGCCGATCCAGCCCTCGACCCTCGACATCGAAGCGACCGTGCCCTTCCTCGACACCCTGGCCCAGCACCCGCGGGTGCGCCGCGGCCAGCTCCGCGTCGGTCTGGTCGGCAACAAGCTCAAGCCCTGGACCAACGCCTCGCAGCAGGCCATCGAGCTGCTGCGCGAATGGCCCTACCCGGTGGTCGGGCAGATCCGCGACAGCCAGGCCTATGTGGTCATGACCGCGCTCGGCAAGAGCCTGTTCGACTACCACTCCGCACAGATCCGCGAACACCAGGCCGATTGGCAGCCGCTGCTGAAGTGGATCCGGAAATAG
- a CDS encoding YceI family protein yields the protein MAVSQVRPAPSRWRRLRSRVVAGAAFAAAFAWPAWAQPTFQVFDPDHTRFSFELRTRWGQKVAGVFPRYDGEVSTLADGRHQVRIRLATAAVQLGDSERYTRLARGERFFNAPLYPYIEFLSEPHAPDLVRTGGALRGKLTLHGVSRMETFVLSAPACARPGEDCDAIAQGSVSRYDYRLDGWQLALGDRVRFTMQVRLKPGVFKHHEAKPAESRSNEGRSNESRPADGRVPERKESLR from the coding sequence GTGGCCGTGAGCCAGGTGCGGCCGGCGCCGTCGCGCTGGCGGCGCCTTCGCAGTCGGGTCGTCGCCGGTGCCGCCTTCGCGGCCGCGTTCGCCTGGCCGGCCTGGGCGCAACCGACGTTCCAGGTGTTCGACCCCGACCACACCCGTTTCAGCTTCGAGCTGCGCACGCGCTGGGGCCAGAAGGTCGCCGGCGTGTTTCCGCGTTACGACGGCGAGGTCAGCACCCTCGCCGACGGCCGTCATCAGGTGCGGATCCGCCTGGCGACCGCCGCGGTGCAGCTCGGCGACTCCGAGCGCTACACCCGCCTCGCCCGCGGCGAGCGCTTCTTCAATGCCCCGCTGTATCCCTACATCGAGTTCCTGTCCGAACCGCATGCGCCCGACCTGGTGCGCACCGGCGGTGCCCTGCGCGGCAAACTGACCCTGCACGGGGTCAGCCGCATGGAAACCTTCGTGCTCAGCGCGCCGGCCTGCGCCCGTCCCGGCGAAGACTGCGACGCCATCGCCCAGGGCAGCGTCAGCCGCTACGACTACCGTCTCGACGGCTGGCAGCTCGCGCTCGGCGACCGGGTCCGCTTCACCATGCAGGTCCGGCTCAAGCCGGGCGTGTTCAAGCACCACGAAGCCAAGCCGGCCGAGAGCCGCTCCAATGAGGGCCGCTCCAATGAAAGCCGCCCGGCCGACGGCCGGGTTCCGGAACGAAAGGAGTCTTTGCGTTGA
- a CDS encoding phospholipase D family protein, whose translation MNAVPRGLTALLVLTLSACATLSPAQRDRASQIAAQARSNQIDCDAADACAQPSPLRELGSKALAASTPEQPRHYAVILDRGPDALLARIDLIRGATHTLDLQTYIYDEDDAGKLVLDELLAAARRGVRVRLLMDQLAALRHIDTLAALSGAHVNLEVRLYNPVLHRARITYPQYVLAAACCWRRLNQRMHTKLLLADGRVGIAGGRNYQDDYYDWDDEYNFRDRDVLVAGPVADVMGTDFELFWSDRRSVPVERLSDVGRRLISDGVPALPKTEFERPKRAQAMLNDAANAETVRERVAAHAIEVGQVRYISDTPDKHRENSDASALASDSLRSLIANSRKEVMLQTPYLVLSKAAQKLFSDLHERPDAPRVIVSTNSLAATDAFIAYALSYKYKRRYLREFGFNIYEYKPFPADAPIDIAATGATLPALGLPGLSEQQEPPPARWRRQDRSSVAYPYQYRRPLSREYVATRYARRRSNEPVPLKRAGVRIGMHAKSMVIDDRISVIGTHNFDPRGDHYNTESAVVIEDEAFARALGDSIRRDIAPANSWVIARRDKPPVFSGLEYSIAKVSEHLPLFDLWPVRYATSYEFVPGPNCPSPLYRTDPGFRACYKPVGDFPEVNLGVKSLTTRMFTAFGAGLAPIL comes from the coding sequence TTGAATGCGGTACCGCGCGGCCTGACGGCCCTGCTCGTCCTGACCTTGTCGGCCTGCGCCACGCTGAGCCCGGCGCAGCGCGATCGCGCCAGCCAAATCGCCGCGCAGGCGCGCTCCAACCAGATCGACTGCGACGCCGCCGACGCCTGCGCGCAACCCTCGCCGCTGCGCGAGCTGGGCAGCAAGGCCCTGGCCGCTTCGACCCCGGAGCAGCCGCGCCATTACGCGGTGATCCTCGACCGCGGCCCGGACGCCCTGCTCGCTCGCATCGACCTGATCCGCGGCGCCACCCATACCCTCGACCTGCAGACCTACATCTACGACGAGGACGACGCCGGCAAGCTCGTGCTCGACGAACTGCTCGCCGCCGCACGCCGCGGCGTGCGCGTGCGCCTGCTGATGGACCAGCTCGCGGCGCTGCGCCACATCGACACCCTGGCCGCGCTGTCCGGCGCCCACGTCAATCTGGAAGTGCGGCTGTACAACCCGGTGCTGCACCGCGCCCGCATCACCTACCCGCAGTACGTGCTGGCCGCGGCCTGCTGCTGGCGCCGGCTCAACCAGCGCATGCACACCAAGCTGTTGCTCGCCGACGGCCGGGTCGGCATCGCCGGCGGCCGCAACTACCAGGACGACTATTACGACTGGGACGACGAATACAACTTCCGCGACCGCGACGTACTCGTCGCCGGCCCGGTCGCCGACGTTATGGGCACCGACTTCGAACTGTTCTGGAGCGACCGCCGCAGCGTCCCGGTCGAACGCCTCAGCGACGTCGGCCGGCGCCTGATCTCCGACGGCGTGCCGGCCCTGCCGAAGACCGAATTCGAGCGCCCAAAGCGCGCCCAGGCCATGCTCAACGATGCCGCCAATGCCGAGACCGTGCGCGAGCGCGTCGCCGCCCACGCCATCGAAGTCGGGCAGGTGCGCTACATCTCCGATACGCCCGACAAGCATCGCGAGAACAGCGACGCCAGCGCGCTGGCGTCGGACTCGCTGCGCAGCCTGATCGCCAATTCGCGCAAGGAAGTGATGCTGCAAACGCCGTACCTGGTGCTGTCGAAGGCCGCGCAGAAATTGTTCAGCGACCTGCACGAACGCCCCGACGCGCCGCGCGTGATCGTCTCCACCAACAGCCTCGCCGCGACCGACGCCTTCATCGCCTACGCCCTGTCGTACAAGTACAAGCGCCGCTACCTGCGCGAGTTCGGCTTCAACATCTACGAGTACAAGCCGTTCCCGGCCGACGCGCCGATCGACATCGCCGCGACCGGCGCGACCCTGCCCGCACTCGGCTTGCCGGGCCTGTCCGAGCAGCAGGAACCGCCGCCGGCGCGGTGGCGGCGCCAGGACCGCAGCAGCGTCGCCTACCCGTACCAGTACCGCCGGCCGCTGTCGCGCGAGTACGTCGCCACGCGTTATGCGCGCCGCCGCAGCAACGAACCGGTGCCGCTCAAGCGCGCCGGCGTGCGCATCGGCATGCACGCCAAGTCGATGGTCATCGACGACCGCATCAGTGTGATCGGCACCCACAACTTCGATCCGCGCGGCGACCACTACAACACCGAGAGCGCGGTAGTGATCGAAGACGAGGCCTTCGCCCGCGCACTCGGCGACAGCATCCGCCGCGACATCGCTCCGGCCAACTCCTGGGTGATCGCGCGCCGCGACAAACCGCCGGTGTTCTCGGGACTGGAGTATTCGATCGCGAAGGTCTCCGAGCACCTGCCCTTGTTCGACCTGTGGCCGGTGCGTTACGCGACCAGCTACGAATTCGTGCCCGGCCCGAACTGCCCGAGCCCGCTGTACCGTACCGACCCGGGCTTCCGCGCCTGCTACAAACCGGTCGGCGATTTCCCCGAGGTCAACCTCGGCGTGAAGAGCCTGACCACGCGCATGTTCACGGCGTTCGGCGCGGGGCTGGCTCCGATTCTCTGA
- a CDS encoding DUF2974 domain-containing protein: MSFPEFDSAFRFAQLPNLIDHLLHPQPSSQPLPQDTAPPLTLASAPVELPYSPHAPVDTASQEPFSEQLYGQQPQKAIDTSLAELSSDVYKTDGAGTAGWTRLTPEQLLDLKGPDGKPAGIDPASLETEGTGFRAAVYTNNNGQYVVAFAGTNGFSPFGDGDIANDVGQGLGFDTSQYKQAVALAKEAEAAFGDNVVFTGHSLGGGLASTAALATGNTAVTFNAAGLSNDTLRDLGFSPHDARSQAEDGQIRRYNVDGDPLTGVQQSVEVLNGTPDAVGYELNLKHPEGWPNVLSAHGAATVIEAMKTQTPTPTESIEGDELGVLDRMAETGSETAIDLLGDGAQEVIDLGVDAFNVGYDFGGDLDGVINNEYADGRYIDGTFKLTGDLAEGTLNLAGDVGRGGFNLVGDVAEGSGELAGGLIRDLGEYVGLKDAGDTLGGWIEDGGQILGDVAEGAGELTEIVFDGLGTATEATLDFAGDVAEGTVKVLDDVGSFLNPFD, encoded by the coding sequence ATGAGCTTTCCAGAGTTCGACAGTGCGTTCCGTTTCGCCCAGTTGCCGAATCTGATCGATCACCTGCTGCACCCGCAGCCGTCGTCGCAGCCCCTGCCGCAGGACACCGCGCCGCCGCTGACCCTGGCCAGCGCACCGGTCGAGCTGCCGTATTCGCCGCACGCGCCGGTCGACACCGCCTCGCAAGAACCCTTCAGCGAGCAGCTCTACGGCCAGCAGCCGCAGAAGGCCATCGACACCTCGCTGGCCGAGCTGTCCAGCGACGTCTACAAGACCGACGGCGCCGGCACCGCCGGCTGGACCCGGCTCACGCCCGAGCAGTTGCTCGACCTCAAGGGCCCCGACGGCAAGCCCGCCGGTATCGACCCGGCCTCGCTGGAAACCGAGGGCACCGGCTTCCGCGCCGCGGTCTACACCAACAACAACGGCCAGTACGTGGTCGCCTTCGCCGGCACCAACGGCTTCAGTCCGTTCGGCGACGGCGACATCGCCAACGACGTCGGCCAGGGCCTGGGCTTCGACACCAGCCAGTACAAGCAGGCGGTCGCCTTGGCCAAGGAAGCCGAGGCAGCGTTCGGCGACAACGTCGTGTTCACCGGTCACTCGCTCGGCGGCGGCCTGGCCTCGACCGCGGCGCTGGCCACCGGCAACACCGCGGTGACCTTCAACGCCGCCGGCCTCAGCAACGACACCTTGCGCGACCTGGGCTTCAGCCCGCACGACGCGCGCTCGCAGGCCGAGGACGGCCAGATCCGCCGCTACAACGTCGACGGCGATCCGCTGACCGGCGTGCAGCAGAGCGTCGAGGTGCTCAACGGCACGCCCGACGCGGTCGGCTACGAACTCAATCTCAAGCATCCCGAAGGCTGGCCGAACGTGCTCAGCGCGCACGGCGCGGCGACCGTGATCGAGGCGATGAAGACCCAGACCCCGACGCCGACCGAGAGCATCGAAGGCGACGAACTCGGGGTGCTCGACCGCATGGCCGAGACCGGTTCGGAAACCGCGATCGACCTGCTCGGCGACGGCGCCCAGGAGGTCATCGACCTCGGCGTCGACGCCTTCAACGTCGGCTACGACTTCGGCGGCGACCTCGACGGCGTGATCAACAACGAATACGCCGACGGTCGCTATATCGACGGCACCTTCAAGCTCACCGGCGACCTCGCCGAGGGCACGCTGAACCTGGCCGGCGACGTCGGCCGCGGCGGCTTCAACCTGGTCGGCGACGTCGCCGAAGGCAGCGGCGAACTGGCCGGCGGCCTGATTCGCGATCTCGGCGAATACGTCGGCCTCAAGGATGCCGGCGACACCCTCGGCGGTTGGATCGAGGACGGCGGCCAGATCCTCGGCGACGTCGCCGAAGGCGCCGGCGAGCTGACCGAGATCGTGTTCGACGGCCTGGGCACGGCGACCGAGGCCACCCTCGACTTCGCCGGCGATGTCGCCGAAGGCACGGTCAAGGTGTTGGACGACGTCGGCAGCTTCCTCAATCCGTTCGATTGA
- a CDS encoding SixA phosphatase family protein, producing the protein MRELILLRHAHAEPAAQGQADLDRPLSAEGLAEAEAAGRWLAENKLVPDCVLCSPSRRTRETLEAVLGAIGYVEQRIEPSVYDATPGTLIGLADTHIEAERLMLVGHNPGLERLAALLHSGQSGDYRGMPPGGIAVLSVPVGTGLEPGVAQLSAFWWP; encoded by the coding sequence ATGCGCGAATTGATCCTGCTCCGCCACGCCCACGCCGAGCCGGCCGCCCAAGGCCAGGCCGACCTCGACCGCCCCCTCTCCGCCGAAGGCCTGGCCGAAGCCGAGGCCGCCGGCCGCTGGCTCGCCGAGAACAAACTGGTCCCGGACTGCGTGCTGTGCTCGCCCTCGCGGCGAACCCGCGAGACCCTGGAAGCCGTGCTCGGCGCGATCGGCTATGTCGAACAGCGCATCGAGCCGTCGGTCTACGACGCGACGCCCGGTACGCTGATCGGCCTGGCCGACACCCACATCGAAGCCGAGCGGCTGATGCTGGTCGGCCACAACCCGGGCCTGGAACGCTTGGCCGCGCTGCTGCACAGCGGCCAGTCCGGCGATTACCGCGGCATGCCGCCGGGCGGGATCGCCGTATTGAGCGTGCCGGTCGGCACCGGACTGGAACCGGGAGTGGCCCAGCTCAGCGCTTTTTGGTGGCCGTGA
- a CDS encoding AAA family ATPase, with translation MSELQDLTALIRANTALIVIETRDESRVIELFRQVLMNVWRALYRWSITEGLRRVDFDRDDEETEVAPDISNTLQSIRDADQRGIYLMFDAHPYLGYASTQRQLREIVQRRGCQPHVLVLIGHKVELPPDLESLAVRHRPSLPDANALLKLVREEAENYMREHGGRRVESDADVVKQIVRNLQGLDPVDARRIARHLIFRDGAIGPDDLPELAKLKFELLNRSGHLHYEYDSARMSEVAGARRIKRWIEQRRGVFVSGDAPPGLDPPKGILLLGVQGCGKSMIAKAVAAGFGVPLVRLDFGTLYDKFHGETEKNLRAALSSAEQLSPAVLWIDEIEKGLAGDGGDSDGGVSRRVLGYLLTWMAERKSRLFLVATANQIEALPPELLRKGRFDEIFFVDLPVAEVREELFASHLRKRALKPEGFDLAGLAQASDGFSGAEIEQAIVAAMYAAHAANTPLADFQLRAELKQTRPLSVLMGEQVTALREWARGRTVAAD, from the coding sequence ATGAGCGAACTGCAAGACCTGACGGCGCTGATCCGCGCCAACACCGCATTGATCGTGATCGAGACCCGCGACGAGTCGCGGGTGATCGAGCTGTTCCGCCAGGTGCTGATGAACGTGTGGCGGGCGCTGTACCGCTGGTCGATCACCGAAGGCCTGCGCCGGGTCGATTTCGACCGCGACGACGAAGAGACCGAGGTCGCGCCGGACATCTCCAACACCTTGCAGTCGATCCGCGACGCCGACCAGCGCGGCATCTACCTGATGTTCGATGCGCACCCTTACCTGGGCTACGCCAGCACTCAGCGCCAGTTGCGCGAGATCGTCCAGCGCCGCGGTTGCCAGCCGCACGTGCTGGTGTTGATCGGACACAAGGTGGAGTTGCCGCCGGACCTGGAATCGCTGGCGGTGCGCCACCGGCCGAGCCTGCCGGACGCCAATGCCCTGCTCAAGCTGGTGCGCGAGGAAGCCGAGAACTACATGCGCGAGCACGGCGGGCGTCGGGTCGAAAGCGATGCCGACGTGGTCAAGCAGATCGTGCGCAACCTGCAGGGCCTGGACCCGGTCGACGCGCGGAGGATCGCGCGCCACCTGATCTTCCGCGACGGCGCCATCGGCCCGGACGACCTGCCCGAGCTGGCCAAGCTCAAGTTCGAGCTGCTCAACCGTTCCGGCCACCTGCATTACGAATACGACAGTGCGCGCATGAGCGAGGTCGCCGGCGCGCGCCGGATCAAGCGCTGGATCGAACAGCGCCGCGGCGTGTTCGTCAGCGGCGATGCGCCGCCGGGGCTCGACCCGCCGAAGGGCATCCTGCTGCTCGGCGTACAGGGCTGCGGCAAGTCGATGATCGCCAAGGCGGTTGCGGCCGGCTTCGGCGTGCCGCTGGTGCGCCTGGACTTCGGCACCCTGTACGACAAGTTCCACGGCGAGACCGAGAAAAACCTGCGCGCGGCGCTGAGTTCGGCCGAGCAGTTGTCGCCGGCGGTGCTGTGGATCGACGAGATCGAGAAAGGTCTGGCCGGCGACGGCGGCGACAGCGACGGCGGAGTGTCGCGGCGCGTGCTCGGTTATCTGCTGACCTGGATGGCCGAGCGCAAGTCGCGGCTGTTCCTGGTCGCCACCGCCAACCAGATCGAGGCCCTGCCGCCGGAACTGTTGCGCAAGGGCCGTTTCGACGAGATCTTCTTCGTCGACCTGCCGGTCGCCGAGGTGCGCGAGGAATTGTTCGCCAGCCATCTGCGCAAGCGCGCGCTGAAGCCGGAAGGGTTCGATCTGGCCGGGCTCGCCCAGGCCAGCGACGGTTTTTCCGGCGCCGAGATCGAGCAGGCCATCGTCGCGGCGATGTACGCCGCGCATGCGGCGAACACGCCCTTGGCGGATTTCCAGTTGCGCGCCGAGCTCAAGCAGACCCGGCCCTTGTCGGTATTGATGGGTGAACAAGTCACCGCTCTGCGCGAATGGGCGCGTGGGCGCACGGTCGCGGCGGACTGA
- the ggt gene encoding gamma-glutamyltransferase has protein sequence MSRPITAPRRGLALLALACALGLPLSAPAADRISGKAFATRSEVYAPHAIAATSHPLTTQIALDVMKAGGSAVDAAIAANAALGLMEPTGNGIGGDLFAIVWDPKTQKLYGYNGSGRSPKSLTLAEFQKRGLKDIPPHGPLPVTVPGTVDGWFALHERFGRKPMAENLAPAIRYARDGHPVHEVIAYYWNASVPRLSKWPGFKEQFTIDGRAPRTGEMWKNPNLASTLEQIAKGGRDAFYKGEIAHTIDAYFKANDGFLSYDDLAAHRGEWVEPVSTNYRGYDVWELPPNGQGIAALQILNLLEPYDLKSYGFGSVEHLHLFTEAKKLAFADRARWYADPAFSKSPVAKLISKDYAAQRRKLISMDKALREVQPATPKELDEGDTIYMTVADADGMMVSLIQSNYRGMGSGMAPPGLGFIFQDRGEQFVLKQGHPNSFAPGKRPFHTIIPAFVTKDGKPWLSFGVMGGAMQPQGHAQIVINLIDFGMNLQEAGDAPRLQHDGSTEPAGQATVMSDGGELDLETGFSYETVRELMRRGHSVRFAHGPYGGYQAIMVNPHGGYVGASESRKDGQAAGY, from the coding sequence ATGTCCCGACCGATCACCGCGCCACGCCGCGGCCTGGCGCTGCTCGCCCTGGCCTGCGCGCTCGGCCTGCCGCTGTCCGCCCCCGCCGCCGACCGCATCAGCGGCAAGGCCTTCGCCACCCGCAGCGAGGTCTATGCCCCGCACGCGATCGCCGCGACCTCGCACCCGCTGACCACCCAGATCGCGCTCGACGTGATGAAGGCCGGCGGCAGCGCAGTCGATGCCGCCATCGCCGCCAACGCCGCGCTTGGTCTGATGGAGCCGACCGGCAACGGCATCGGCGGCGATCTGTTCGCGATCGTGTGGGACCCGAAAACCCAGAAGCTCTACGGCTACAACGGCTCGGGCCGTTCGCCCAAGTCGCTGACCCTGGCCGAGTTCCAAAAGCGCGGGCTCAAGGACATTCCGCCGCACGGCCCGCTGCCGGTGACCGTACCCGGCACCGTCGACGGCTGGTTCGCCCTGCACGAACGCTTCGGCCGCAAGCCGATGGCCGAGAACCTGGCGCCGGCGATCCGCTATGCGCGCGACGGCCATCCGGTGCACGAGGTCATCGCCTATTACTGGAACGCCTCGGTGCCGCGCTTGTCGAAGTGGCCGGGCTTCAAGGAGCAGTTCACCATCGACGGCCGCGCCCCGCGCACCGGCGAGATGTGGAAGAACCCGAACCTCGCCAGCACCCTGGAGCAGATCGCGAAGGGCGGGCGCGATGCGTTCTACAAGGGCGAGATCGCCCACACCATCGACGCCTATTTCAAGGCCAACGACGGTTTCCTGAGTTACGACGACCTCGCCGCCCATCGCGGCGAGTGGGTCGAACCGGTCAGCACCAACTACCGCGGCTACGACGTCTGGGAACTGCCGCCGAACGGCCAGGGCATCGCCGCACTGCAGATCCTCAACCTGCTCGAACCCTACGACCTGAAGTCCTACGGCTTCGGCAGCGTCGAGCACCTGCACCTGTTCACCGAGGCCAAGAAGCTCGCCTTCGCCGACCGCGCGCGCTGGTACGCCGACCCGGCGTTCTCGAAGTCGCCGGTCGCGAAATTGATTTCCAAGGACTACGCCGCGCAACGGCGCAAGCTGATCTCGATGGACAAGGCCCTGCGCGAAGTGCAGCCGGCGACACCGAAGGAACTCGACGAAGGCGACACCATCTATATGACCGTCGCCGATGCCGACGGCATGATGGTGTCGCTGATCCAGTCCAACTACCGCGGCATGGGCAGCGGCATGGCACCGCCGGGCCTGGGCTTCATCTTCCAGGACCGCGGCGAGCAGTTCGTGCTCAAGCAAGGCCATCCCAATTCGTTCGCGCCGGGCAAGCGGCCGTTCCACACCATCATCCCCGCGTTCGTGACCAAGGACGGCAAACCCTGGCTGTCGTTCGGGGTGATGGGCGGGGCGATGCAGCCGCAGGGCCATGCCCAGATCGTGATCAACCTGATCGACTTCGGCATGAACCTGCAGGAAGCCGGCGACGCCCCGCGTCTGCAGCACGACGGTTCCACCGAACCGGCCGGCCAGGCCACGGTCATGAGCGACGGCGGCGAACTCGACCTGGAGACCGGCTTCAGCTACGAGACCGTGCGCGAGCTGATGCGCCGCGGCCACAGCGTGCGCTTCGCCCACGGCCCTTACGGCGGCTACCAGGCGATCATGGTCAACCCCCACGGCGGCTACGTCGGCGCCAGCGAATCGCGCAAGGACGGCCAAGCCGCGGGCTACTGA